Proteins encoded together in one Streptomyces umbrinus window:
- a CDS encoding IS701 family transposase, which yields MWRAGCLEIGHVRFGRRAGETHRRQRRQGAPVRPHTIAEWAGESTPDGMQHLLGRAEWDADQVRDDLRDYVVEHLHDDQAVLVVDETGDVKKGTGTVGVQRQYTGTAGRIENAQVAVYLVYAGRRGHAAVDRELYVPRSWTSDPDRCRDAGLDQDTAFATKPELAILMITRFLDAGHHTSWVAGDEVYGGNPRLRAALEERGTGYVLAGACSHEVTTQAGKFRADALARKLPKQAWQKLSAGAGAKGHRFYDWAAIELPDPAPGSRQLLIRRNRTTGELAYYRCYSPRPVPLSTLVRVAGSRWRVEETFQSGKGLAGLDEHQVRRYASWSRWVILAMLAHAFLAAVRADEHARHPAPDTLIPLTCNEIQRLFITLVIRPVHDTAHRLGWSHWRRRHKARSQASRYRRQATQA from the coding sequence TTGTGGAGAGCCGGATGCCTGGAGATCGGGCACGTCCGGTTCGGGAGGCGGGCCGGGGAAACCCACCGACGGCAACGTCGGCAGGGCGCCCCGGTCCGACCTCACACCATCGCCGAGTGGGCCGGGGAGTCCACCCCGGACGGCATGCAGCACCTGCTGGGGCGGGCCGAGTGGGACGCCGACCAGGTACGCGACGACCTGCGCGACTACGTGGTGGAGCACCTGCACGACGACCAGGCAGTACTGGTGGTCGACGAGACCGGGGACGTGAAGAAGGGCACCGGCACGGTCGGCGTCCAGCGCCAGTACACCGGCACCGCGGGCAGGATCGAAAATGCCCAGGTCGCCGTCTACCTGGTCTACGCCGGCCGCCGCGGGCACGCGGCAGTGGACCGGGAACTGTACGTCCCGCGCTCCTGGACCTCCGACCCCGACCGCTGCCGGGATGCCGGACTCGACCAGGACACCGCCTTCGCGACCAAGCCGGAACTGGCCATCCTCATGATCACCCGGTTCCTGGACGCCGGCCACCACACCTCGTGGGTCGCGGGCGACGAGGTCTACGGCGGCAACCCACGACTGCGGGCCGCACTGGAGGAGCGCGGCACCGGCTACGTGCTGGCCGGTGCCTGCTCCCACGAAGTCACCACCCAGGCCGGGAAGTTCCGCGCGGACGCCCTGGCCCGGAAGCTGCCCAAGCAGGCCTGGCAGAAGCTGTCCGCCGGAGCGGGGGCGAAGGGGCACCGCTTCTACGACTGGGCCGCCATCGAACTGCCCGACCCCGCCCCCGGCAGCCGCCAGCTGCTGATCCGCCGCAACCGCACCACCGGCGAACTCGCCTACTACCGCTGCTACTCACCGCGGCCCGTGCCCCTGAGCACCCTGGTGCGGGTCGCTGGATCAAGGTGGCGAGTGGAAGAGACGTTCCAGTCCGGAAAGGGCCTGGCCGGACTGGACGAGCACCAGGTCCGCCGCTACGCGTCCTGGTCCCGCTGGGTCATCCTGGCCATGCTCGCGCACGCCTTCCTCGCCGCCGTCCGCGCCGACGAACACGCCCGCCACCCCGCACCCGACACGCTCATACCGCTCACCTGCAACGAAATCCAGCGCCTGTTCATCACTCTCGTTATCCGCCCCGTCCACGACACGGCCCACCGGCTCGGCTGGTCCCACTGGCGACGCCGCCACAAGGCCCGTTCCCAGGCCAGCCGCTACCGGCGACAAGCCACTCAGGCATGA